The following proteins come from a genomic window of Streptococcus oralis:
- the rplS gene encoding 50S ribosomal protein L19 yields the protein MNPLIQSLTEGQLRTDIPSFRPGDTVRVHAKVVEGNRERIQIFEGVVIARKGAGISENYTVRKISNGVGVERIFPIHTPRVEKIEVVRYGKVRRAKLYYLRALQGKAARIKEIRR from the coding sequence ATGAATCCATTAATCCAAAGCTTGACTGAAGGTCAACTTCGTACAGATATCCCATCATTCCGTCCTGGTGACACTGTTCGTGTACATGCGAAAGTTGTCGAAGGTAACCGTGAACGTATCCAGATTTTTGAAGGTGTTGTTATCGCACGTAAAGGTGCTGGCATCTCAGAAAACTACACAGTTCGTAAAATCTCTAACGGTGTAGGTGTTGAGCGTATCTTCCCAATCCACACTCCACGTGTTGAAAAGATCGAAGTTGTTCGTTACGGTAAAGTACGTCGTGCGAAATTGTACTACTTGCGTGCACTTCAAGGTAAGGCAGCTCGTATCAAAGAAATCCGTCGTTAA